A genomic window from Micromonospora sp. WMMA1947 includes:
- a CDS encoding TatD family hydrolase, producing the protein MRIFDPHIHMTSRTTDDYERMAAAGVRAVVEPAFWLGQPRTSVDSFVDYFDSLIGWEPFRAGQFGVRHHATVALNPKEANDPRCRPVLDLLPRYLDKDGVVAVGEIGYDAMTPAEDAALAGQLALAVAHDLPALVHTPHRDKARGVERTLAVVAESGIAPGRVLIDHLNEVTVELVRDTGCWLGFSIYPETKMSPPRMVELLKRYGTERMLVNSAADWGRSDPLLTRATGEAMLLAGFDADDVDRVLWRNPVEFYGQSGRLDLTDLEAAAPTFAGNSIARGGQ; encoded by the coding sequence ATGCGCATCTTCGACCCGCACATCCACATGACGTCCCGCACCACCGACGACTACGAGCGGATGGCCGCCGCCGGGGTCCGCGCGGTGGTCGAGCCGGCGTTCTGGCTGGGCCAGCCGCGCACCAGCGTGGACAGCTTTGTGGACTACTTCGACTCGCTGATCGGGTGGGAGCCGTTCCGGGCTGGCCAGTTCGGGGTCCGGCACCACGCCACTGTGGCGCTGAACCCGAAGGAGGCGAACGACCCGCGCTGCCGGCCGGTGCTCGACCTGCTGCCCCGCTACCTGGACAAGGACGGCGTGGTGGCGGTCGGCGAGATCGGCTACGACGCGATGACGCCGGCCGAGGACGCCGCGCTGGCCGGTCAGCTCGCCCTGGCGGTCGCGCACGACCTGCCGGCGCTGGTGCACACACCGCACCGGGACAAGGCGCGCGGCGTGGAGCGCACCCTCGCCGTGGTCGCCGAGTCCGGCATCGCGCCCGGCCGGGTGCTGATCGACCACCTCAACGAGGTCACAGTCGAGCTGGTCCGGGACACCGGCTGCTGGCTGGGCTTCTCCATCTACCCGGAGACGAAGATGTCGCCGCCGCGCATGGTGGAGCTGCTGAAGCGGTACGGCACCGAGCGGATGCTGGTGAACTCGGCGGCCGACTGGGGCCGCTCGGATCCGCTGCTCACCCGGGCCACCGGGGAGGCGATGCTGCTCGCCGGGTTCGACGCCGACGACGTGGACCGGGTGCTGTGGCGCAACCCGGTCGAGTTCTACGGCCAGTCCGGCCGGCTCGACCTGACCGACCTGGAGGCCGCCGCGCCCACCTTCGCCGGCAACTCGATCGCGCGTGGGGGGCAGTGA
- the eboE gene encoding metabolite traffic protein EboE: protein MRLRHTDGTTVHLGYCTNVHPAEDLPGIVAQLDTYAVAVRRALDTDRLGLGLWLAAPVAAALAADPSARRWLRHELTVRGLEVVTLNGFPYAAFQAPVVKGAVYHPDWTTPQRSAYTLDLARVLADLLPDDAARGSVSTLPLAWRTPWDAGRTATARRRLDALADGLAAVQRETGRVIRVGFEPEPGCLVESTGQACEVFSDMDTDRLGICLDLAHLACAWEQPADALAGLRAAGLPVVKVQVSAAVEAPDPAGASAALRRFVEPRFLHQTRAAGCAGATDPADPAYAADDLDAALDARLPGAWRVHYHVPLHAPPEPPLRSTVPVLREALAALFAGPVAGCDHLDVETYTWGVLPEARRPRGDAELAAGIAAELAFARDELTALGLADGGAQGAPGLRAAEGVPS from the coding sequence ATGCGGCTGCGACACACCGACGGCACCACCGTCCACCTCGGCTACTGCACGAACGTGCACCCGGCCGAGGACCTCCCCGGCATCGTCGCGCAACTCGACACGTACGCGGTGGCGGTGCGCCGGGCACTCGACACCGACCGGCTCGGGCTCGGCCTCTGGCTGGCCGCGCCGGTGGCCGCCGCGCTCGCCGCCGACCCGTCGGCCCGCCGCTGGCTGCGGCACGAGCTGACCGTACGCGGGCTGGAGGTGGTCACGCTCAACGGCTTCCCGTACGCCGCGTTCCAGGCCCCGGTGGTCAAGGGCGCGGTGTACCACCCGGACTGGACCACGCCGCAGCGGTCGGCGTACACGCTGGACCTGGCCCGGGTGCTGGCCGACCTGCTGCCCGACGACGCCGCCCGCGGTTCGGTCTCGACGCTGCCGCTGGCCTGGCGCACCCCGTGGGACGCCGGGCGGACGGCCACCGCCCGGCGCCGGCTGGACGCGCTGGCCGACGGACTGGCCGCAGTGCAGCGGGAGACCGGCCGGGTGATCCGGGTCGGCTTCGAGCCGGAACCCGGCTGCCTGGTCGAGTCGACGGGACAAGCATGTGAGGTATTCTCAGACATGGATACCGACCGGCTCGGGATCTGCCTGGACCTCGCACACCTGGCGTGCGCCTGGGAGCAGCCGGCCGATGCCCTGGCCGGGCTGCGTGCCGCCGGTCTCCCCGTGGTCAAGGTCCAGGTGTCCGCCGCCGTCGAGGCGCCGGACCCGGCGGGCGCGAGCGCGGCGCTGCGCCGGTTCGTCGAACCGAGGTTCCTGCACCAGACCCGGGCGGCCGGGTGCGCCGGCGCCACCGACCCGGCCGACCCGGCGTACGCGGCCGACGACCTCGACGCCGCGCTCGACGCGCGGCTACCAGGGGCGTGGCGGGTGCACTACCACGTGCCGTTGCACGCCCCGCCCGAGCCGCCACTGCGCTCCACGGTGCCGGTGCTGCGTGAGGCGCTCGCCGCGTTGTTCGCCGGCCCGGTCGCCGGCTGCGACCACCTCGACGTCGAGACGTACACCTGGGGGGTGCTGCCGGAGGCGCGGCGGCCGCGCGGCGACGCGGAGCTGGCCGCCGGCATCGCCGCCGAGCTGGCGTTCGCCCGCGACGAGCTGACCGCGCTCGGGCTGGCCGACGGCGGCGCGCAGGGCGCTCCGGGCCTGCGAGCGGCGGAAGGCGTGCCCTCGTGA
- a CDS encoding nucleotide pyrophosphatase/phosphodiesterase family protein: MSRRLVVLDVVGLTPRLLAHMPRLRAVADAGFAAELGTVLPAVTCSAQATFLTGELPSGHGVVGNGWYFRDLGEVLLWRQHHALVGGEKVWQAARRVEPGYRVANVCWWYAMGADVDWTVTPRPVYHADGRKEPDCWTDPPELRDTLTDALGTFPLFSYWGPGAGLPSSAWISRAAQRILADHAPDLTLVYLPHLDYDLQRFGPSDARAATAAAELDTVLAPLLDAAAEQRATVVALSEYGITDVSRPVDVNRMLRAEGLLRVYTQAGMEYLDPWTSRAFAVADHQVAHVYVKDPADVPAVAKLCASLPGVAEVLDAAGQAGYGLDHPRSGELVLVAEPDAWFTYYYWLDDARAPDFARLVEIHRKPGYDPAELFFDPAAPGAAKRRAAVALARKKLGLRYLMSVVGLDAGARAVRGSHGRLPADPADGPVLICSDRAAIRPRVEATDVKALLLELAGLAREAP, encoded by the coding sequence GTGAGCCGGCGGCTGGTGGTGCTCGACGTGGTCGGGCTGACGCCGCGGCTGCTGGCGCACATGCCCCGGCTGCGCGCGGTGGCCGACGCCGGGTTCGCGGCCGAACTGGGCACCGTGCTGCCGGCGGTGACCTGCTCGGCGCAGGCCACGTTCCTCACCGGCGAGCTGCCCTCCGGGCACGGCGTGGTGGGCAACGGCTGGTACTTCCGCGACCTGGGCGAGGTGCTGCTCTGGCGGCAGCACCACGCGCTCGTGGGCGGCGAGAAGGTGTGGCAGGCGGCCCGCCGCGTCGAGCCGGGCTACCGGGTCGCCAACGTCTGCTGGTGGTACGCGATGGGCGCGGACGTGGACTGGACGGTCACGCCACGGCCGGTCTACCACGCCGACGGCCGCAAGGAGCCGGACTGCTGGACCGACCCGCCCGAGCTGCGGGACACGCTCACCGACGCGCTCGGCACGTTCCCGCTGTTCAGCTACTGGGGGCCGGGCGCCGGGCTGCCGTCCTCGGCCTGGATCAGCCGGGCGGCGCAGCGCATCCTCGCCGACCACGCCCCCGACCTGACCCTGGTCTACCTGCCGCACCTCGACTACGACCTGCAACGCTTCGGCCCGTCCGACGCGCGGGCCGCCACCGCGGCGGCCGAACTGGACACCGTGCTCGCTCCGCTGCTGGACGCCGCGGCCGAGCAGCGAGCTACGGTGGTGGCGTTGTCCGAGTACGGCATCACCGACGTGTCCCGCCCGGTGGACGTGAACCGGATGCTGCGCGCCGAAGGGCTGTTGCGGGTCTACACCCAGGCCGGGATGGAATACCTCGACCCGTGGACGTCACGGGCGTTCGCGGTGGCCGACCACCAGGTGGCGCACGTCTACGTCAAGGATCCGGCGGACGTGCCGGCGGTGGCGAAGCTCTGCGCGTCGTTGCCGGGCGTGGCCGAGGTGCTCGACGCCGCCGGGCAGGCCGGGTACGGGCTGGATCACCCCCGCTCGGGCGAGCTGGTGCTGGTGGCCGAGCCGGACGCCTGGTTCACGTACTACTACTGGCTCGACGACGCGCGGGCGCCCGACTTCGCCCGGCTGGTGGAGATCCACCGCAAGCCCGGCTACGACCCGGCGGAGCTGTTCTTCGACCCGGCCGCGCCGGGTGCGGCGAAGCGCCGCGCGGCGGTGGCGCTGGCCCGCAAGAAGCTCGGGCTGCGCTACCTGATGTCCGTGGTCGGGCTGGACGCGGGCGCGCGGGCGGTACGTGGTTCACACGGGCGCCTGCCCGCCGACCCGGCGGACGGCCCGGTGCTGATCTGCTCCGACCGGGCCGCGATCCGGCCCCGGGTGGAGGCCACCGATGTGAAGGCGTTGCTGCTCGAACTCGCCGGGCTGGCCAGGGAGGCACCATGA
- a CDS encoding polyprenyl synthetase family protein, which yields MTVTVAPTDPALLRGRFDAALAAFLDAREPDRPDDGTGAVHTAVRWFVLAGGKRMRPLFCYWGWRGFGGPDGSPIVTAAASLELFHAFALIHDDIVDRSDRRRGAPTLHRFFADLHTCSGRPGDATAYGRQAALLCGDLCATWSAQMFHGCGLPPERLHRGHVLLARMRSEVIAGEYLDVVGAAGDGSVAGALTVVRLKTARYTVTRPVQIGAALAGAAPEEVAALAGFGDPLGDAFQLRDDLLGVFGDPAVTGKSNLDDLREGKPTVLLALARASASPAGAARLEKLVGDRELDQAGAAEVRGIVEESGARDAVERMIRTRAEASVLALEALPLAEPARRVLAGLVERAVDRHE from the coding sequence ATGACCGTAACCGTCGCACCGACCGATCCGGCCCTGCTGCGGGGCCGCTTCGACGCCGCGCTAGCCGCGTTCCTGGACGCGAGAGAGCCGGATCGGCCGGACGACGGTACGGGGGCCGTCCACACCGCTGTGCGCTGGTTCGTCCTGGCCGGCGGTAAGCGGATGCGCCCGTTGTTCTGTTACTGGGGCTGGCGGGGGTTCGGTGGCCCGGACGGCTCGCCGATCGTGACCGCCGCCGCCTCGCTGGAGCTGTTCCACGCGTTCGCGCTGATCCACGACGACATCGTGGACCGCAGCGACCGTCGCCGGGGCGCGCCGACGCTGCACCGGTTCTTCGCCGACCTGCACACCTGCTCCGGCCGGCCGGGCGACGCCACGGCGTACGGGCGGCAGGCGGCGCTGCTCTGCGGTGACCTCTGTGCCACCTGGTCGGCGCAGATGTTCCACGGATGCGGGCTGCCGCCCGAGCGGCTGCACCGGGGGCACGTGCTGCTGGCCCGGATGCGCTCGGAGGTGATCGCGGGGGAGTACCTGGACGTGGTCGGGGCGGCCGGGGACGGCTCGGTGGCGGGCGCGCTCACCGTGGTACGGCTGAAGACGGCCCGCTACACGGTGACCCGTCCGGTGCAGATCGGCGCCGCGCTCGCCGGTGCGGCGCCGGAGGAGGTGGCGGCGCTGGCCGGGTTCGGCGATCCGCTCGGGGACGCGTTCCAGCTCCGTGACGACCTGCTCGGCGTCTTCGGCGACCCGGCGGTGACCGGCAAGTCCAACCTGGACGACCTGCGGGAGGGCAAGCCGACGGTGCTGCTGGCGCTGGCCCGGGCGTCCGCCTCCCCGGCCGGCGCGGCCCGGCTGGAGAAGCTGGTCGGCGATCGTGAACTCGATCAGGCGGGTGCCGCCGAGGTGCGGGGCATCGTCGAGGAGTCCGGCGCCCGGGATGCGGTGGAGCGGATGATCCGTACCCGGGCCGAGGCGTCGGTGCTCGCGCTGGAGGCGCTGCCGCTGGCGGAGCCGGCGCGGCGGGTGCTGGCCGGGCTCGTGGAGCGGGCGGTCGACCGCCACGAGTGA
- a CDS encoding RICIN domain-containing protein — protein sequence MSSHHHPRARRPFAAAAALLLAATASAVTAAAAPVPASAHPIPASDFQQVELARGVAETGEPMSLAVLPDRSVLHTARNGTLRRTDAAGATTVIGTLPVYTHDEEGLQGVGVDPGFASNRHIYLYYAPPLSTPAGDAPATGTDFSAWQGVNRLSRFTLNADFTLNQASKVDVLDVPADRGLCCHVGGDIDFDAAGNLYLSTGDDTNPFDSAGYAPIDERTNRNPGYDAQRSAGNTNDLRGKILRIKVNANGTYSIPAGNLFAPGTARTRPEIYAMGFRNPFRISVDKATGVVYVGDYGPDAGTTTARGPSGQVEFNRVTGPGNYGWPYCTGTNTAAETYAEWDFATGTAGPKYNCTGGPTNNSFRNTGLATLPAAKPSWIRYAGDAGSPPEFGGGSESPMGGPVYRYDAANPSTTKFPQSFDGQFFATEFGRGWIKPIHVNADGSPGTIDTFGWTGKQVMDSAFGPDGAYYVLDYGTGYFNGDANSALYRFDYLGGANRAPVARAAADRTSGAAPLAVAFSSAGSSDPEGGALTYAWTFGDGGTSTAANPSHTYTANGRYTATLTVRDPQGATGTASVTVTVGNTAPTVVIETPGNGKLFSFGDAVPFRITVTDPEDATIDCTKVKMTYVLGHDQHGHQITSATGCTGSIAVPVDGEHDDAANIFAVFDAEYTDSGGLTTHTQHTLQPRHRQAEHFRTSSGINTFDKATAEGGKTVGDIQNGDWIAFQPYLLADATGFTARVSSAGAGGTLQVRAGSATGTVLGSATVPVTGAWDTFTTVTGTIANPPAGTTTLYLTFAGGSGALYDLDAFTLTTSAVRTGPVKGLAGKCLDVRNAATADGTQIQLYTCNGTTAQSWTVTPNATVKALGKCLDVSGGATADGTKIQLYACNGTGAQNWSAQADGTLRNPQSGKCLDVSGNNSADGTAVHLWTCTGAANQRWTLP from the coding sequence ATGTCCAGCCACCACCACCCCCGTGCCCGACGACCGTTCGCCGCTGCCGCAGCGCTGCTGCTCGCGGCCACCGCCAGCGCCGTCACCGCGGCCGCGGCGCCCGTCCCGGCGTCCGCCCACCCGATCCCGGCGAGCGACTTCCAGCAGGTCGAACTCGCCCGCGGTGTCGCCGAGACCGGCGAACCGATGTCGCTCGCGGTGCTGCCGGACCGGTCGGTCCTGCACACCGCCCGCAACGGCACGCTGCGCCGCACCGACGCGGCCGGCGCCACCACTGTCATCGGCACGCTGCCGGTCTACACCCACGACGAGGAAGGGCTCCAGGGCGTCGGCGTCGACCCCGGCTTCGCCTCGAACCGGCACATCTACCTCTACTACGCGCCGCCGCTGTCCACCCCGGCCGGGGACGCGCCCGCCACCGGCACCGACTTCTCCGCCTGGCAGGGCGTCAACCGGCTCTCCCGGTTCACGCTCAACGCCGACTTCACGCTCAACCAGGCCAGCAAGGTCGACGTGCTCGACGTACCGGCCGACCGGGGGCTGTGCTGCCACGTCGGCGGCGACATCGACTTCGACGCCGCCGGCAACCTCTACCTGTCCACCGGTGACGACACGAACCCGTTCGACTCCGCCGGTTACGCGCCGATCGACGAGCGCACCAACCGCAACCCCGGGTACGACGCGCAGCGCAGCGCCGGCAACACCAACGACCTGCGGGGCAAGATCCTGCGGATCAAGGTGAACGCCAACGGCACGTACTCCATCCCGGCCGGCAACCTCTTCGCGCCCGGCACCGCGCGGACCCGCCCGGAGATCTACGCGATGGGCTTCCGCAACCCGTTCCGGATCAGCGTCGACAAGGCCACCGGCGTCGTCTACGTGGGCGACTACGGGCCGGACGCCGGCACCACCACGGCCCGCGGCCCGTCCGGGCAGGTCGAGTTCAACCGGGTCACCGGGCCCGGCAACTACGGCTGGCCGTACTGCACCGGCACCAACACGGCGGCCGAGACGTACGCCGAATGGGACTTCGCCACCGGCACCGCCGGACCGAAGTACAACTGCACCGGTGGTCCGACGAACAACTCCTTCCGCAACACCGGCCTGGCCACGCTGCCGGCGGCGAAGCCGTCCTGGATCCGCTACGCCGGTGACGCCGGCAGCCCGCCCGAGTTCGGCGGCGGCTCCGAGTCGCCGATGGGCGGCCCGGTCTACCGGTACGACGCGGCGAACCCGTCCACCACGAAGTTCCCGCAGTCCTTCGACGGGCAGTTCTTCGCCACCGAGTTCGGCCGGGGCTGGATCAAGCCGATCCACGTCAACGCCGACGGCTCACCCGGCACCATCGACACGTTCGGCTGGACCGGCAAGCAGGTGATGGACTCCGCGTTCGGCCCGGACGGCGCCTACTACGTGCTCGACTACGGCACCGGCTACTTCAACGGCGACGCCAACTCGGCGCTGTACCGCTTCGACTACCTCGGCGGCGCCAACCGCGCCCCGGTGGCCCGCGCCGCCGCCGACCGGACCTCCGGCGCCGCGCCGCTCGCTGTGGCGTTCTCCTCGGCCGGCTCGTCCGACCCCGAGGGCGGCGCGCTCACGTACGCCTGGACGTTCGGCGACGGCGGCACCTCCACCGCGGCGAACCCCTCGCACACCTACACCGCGAACGGCAGGTACACCGCCACGCTCACCGTCCGCGACCCGCAGGGCGCCACCGGCACCGCGAGCGTGACTGTCACCGTCGGCAACACCGCGCCCACAGTGGTCATCGAGACGCCCGGCAACGGCAAGCTGTTCTCCTTCGGCGACGCCGTGCCGTTCCGGATCACCGTCACCGACCCGGAGGACGCCACGATCGACTGCACGAAGGTCAAGATGACCTACGTGCTCGGCCACGACCAGCACGGCCACCAGATCACCTCGGCGACCGGCTGCACCGGCTCGATCGCCGTACCCGTCGACGGTGAGCACGACGACGCGGCGAACATCTTCGCCGTCTTCGACGCCGAGTACACCGACTCCGGCGGCCTCACCACGCACACCCAGCACACGCTCCAGCCCCGGCACCGGCAGGCCGAGCACTTCAGGACCTCGTCCGGGATCAACACGTTCGACAAGGCCACCGCCGAGGGCGGCAAGACCGTCGGCGACATCCAGAACGGCGACTGGATCGCGTTCCAGCCGTACCTGCTCGCCGACGCCACCGGGTTCACCGCGCGGGTCTCGTCCGCCGGGGCCGGCGGCACGCTGCAGGTGCGGGCCGGTTCGGCCACCGGCACCGTGCTCGGCTCGGCCACCGTCCCGGTCACCGGCGCCTGGGACACGTTCACCACAGTCACCGGCACGATCGCCAATCCGCCGGCCGGCACCACCACGCTCTACCTGACGTTCGCCGGGGGCAGCGGGGCGCTCTACGACCTGGACGCGTTCACGCTCACCACCTCGGCCGTCCGGACCGGCCCGGTCAAGGGCCTGGCCGGCAAGTGCCTGGACGTGCGCAACGCGGCGACCGCGGACGGCACCCAGATCCAGCTCTACACCTGCAACGGCACGACGGCGCAGTCGTGGACCGTGACCCCGAACGCCACGGTGAAGGCGCTCGGCAAGTGCCTGGACGTCTCCGGCGGGGCCACCGCCGACGGCACGAAGATCCAGCTGTACGCCTGCAACGGCACGGGTGCGCAGAACTGGTCGGCGCAGGCCGACGGGACGCTGCGCAACCCGCAGTCCGGCAAGTGCCTGGACGTGTCCGGCAACAACTCGGCCGACGGCACGGCGGTGCACCTGTGGACCTGCACGGGTGCCGCGAACCAGCGCTGGACCCTGCCCTGA
- a CDS encoding ThuA domain-containing protein, whose amino-acid sequence MKLLRTALGAVTAVLATIACTAPAGPATAADAPYDVLVFSKTAGFRHDSIATGVQAVRELGAANSFTVTATEDAAQFTTANLARFEAVIFLNTTGDVLNASQQSAFEAYIGAGGGYVGVHSAADTEYDWPFYGNLVGAWFASHPAIQPATVKVEDRAHAATAHLPQQWNRTDEWYDYRTNARSTAHVLASLDESSYSGGSMGGDHPHAWCKTYSGGRSFYTGGGHTQASYADAAFRNHLLGGIRYAAGRTKADCRPETGYTALYNGGTTGWSQAGPGSFTNADATLTSVGGMGLYWYSAKQFTNYSLKLDWRLAGDDNSGVFVGFPPSSDPNSAVDNGYEVQIDPTDAADRTTGAIYGFKSADLAARDAALNPAGEWNTYEILVESERLQVFLNGVRINDFTNTDPVRSLAGHVGIQNHGTGDDVSFRNIRIKELGGTPPPTGNTTVQAEAFGSASGVSAYPKAGANGGQTLGYVDPGDWAAYPGLDLTGVTLLRARVVSGGPGGTLQVRTGSPTGPVLGQVAVPNTGSWTTFADVSTALTGVPSGTQAVHLTFTGSGSGLFDVDDFTLVRGTASGGTGPIRGLAGKCLDVRNGSSADGTQIQLYTCNGSTAQAWTVTPNGPVKALGKCLDVSGGGNANGTKIQLYACNGTGAQNWSAQADGTVRNPQSGKCLDVSGNNSADGTAVHLWTCTGAANQRWTLP is encoded by the coding sequence ATGAAACTCCTGCGTACCGCACTGGGGGCGGTGACCGCCGTCCTCGCCACCATCGCCTGCACGGCGCCCGCGGGTCCGGCCACCGCCGCCGACGCCCCCTACGACGTGCTCGTCTTCTCCAAGACCGCCGGTTTCCGCCACGACTCCATCGCCACCGGCGTGCAGGCGGTACGGGAACTGGGCGCGGCGAACAGCTTCACCGTCACCGCGACCGAGGACGCCGCCCAGTTCACCACCGCCAACCTGGCCCGTTTCGAGGCGGTGATCTTCCTCAACACCACGGGCGACGTCCTCAACGCCAGCCAGCAGTCGGCGTTCGAGGCGTACATCGGCGCCGGCGGCGGGTACGTCGGCGTCCACTCCGCCGCCGACACCGAGTACGACTGGCCGTTCTACGGCAACCTGGTCGGCGCCTGGTTCGCCTCCCACCCGGCCATCCAGCCGGCCACGGTCAAGGTGGAGGACCGGGCGCACGCCGCGACCGCGCACCTGCCCCAGCAGTGGAACCGCACCGACGAGTGGTACGACTACCGCACCAACGCCCGCTCCACCGCGCACGTGCTCGCCAGCCTCGACGAGTCCTCGTACTCCGGGGGTTCGATGGGCGGCGACCACCCGCACGCCTGGTGCAAGACGTACAGCGGCGGCCGGTCCTTCTACACCGGCGGCGGCCACACCCAGGCGTCGTACGCCGACGCGGCGTTCCGCAACCACCTGCTCGGCGGCATCCGCTACGCGGCCGGGCGCACGAAGGCCGACTGCCGGCCGGAGACCGGCTACACCGCGCTCTACAACGGCGGCACCACCGGCTGGTCCCAGGCCGGGCCGGGCAGCTTCACCAACGCCGACGCCACGCTCACCTCGGTCGGCGGCATGGGCCTGTACTGGTACAGCGCGAAGCAGTTCACCAACTACTCGCTGAAGCTGGACTGGCGGCTGGCCGGTGACGACAACTCGGGCGTGTTCGTCGGATTCCCGCCGTCGAGCGACCCGAACTCGGCGGTCGACAACGGCTACGAGGTGCAGATCGACCCCACCGACGCAGCCGACCGGACCACCGGCGCGATCTACGGCTTCAAGTCCGCCGACCTGGCGGCCCGGGACGCGGCGCTCAACCCGGCGGGGGAGTGGAACACCTACGAGATCCTGGTCGAGTCCGAACGACTCCAGGTCTTCCTCAACGGCGTCCGCATCAACGACTTCACCAACACCGACCCGGTCCGGTCGCTCGCCGGGCACGTCGGCATCCAGAACCACGGCACCGGCGACGACGTCTCGTTCCGCAACATCCGGATCAAGGAACTCGGCGGCACGCCGCCGCCGACCGGCAACACCACCGTCCAGGCCGAGGCGTTCGGATCGGCCAGCGGCGTCAGCGCGTACCCCAAGGCCGGCGCCAACGGCGGCCAGACCCTGGGGTACGTGGACCCGGGCGACTGGGCCGCGTACCCGGGGCTGGACCTGACCGGTGTGACGTTGCTGCGCGCCCGGGTGGTCTCCGGCGGCCCGGGTGGCACGCTCCAGGTGCGGACCGGCTCGCCGACCGGGCCGGTGCTCGGCCAGGTGGCGGTGCCGAACACCGGCAGCTGGACCACGTTCGCCGACGTGAGCACCGCGCTCACCGGCGTGCCGTCCGGTACGCAGGCCGTGCACCTGACGTTCACCGGCAGCGGCTCCGGGCTGTTCGACGTCGACGACTTCACACTGGTCCGCGGCACCGCGAGCGGTGGCACCGGCCCGATCCGGGGCCTGGCCGGCAAGTGCCTGGACGTGCGCAACGGGTCGTCGGCCGACGGGACGCAGATCCAGCTCTACACCTGCAACGGCTCGACGGCGCAGGCGTGGACGGTGACGCCGAACGGGCCGGTGAAGGCGCTGGGCAAGTGCCTCGACGTGTCGGGCGGTGGCAACGCCAACGGCACGAAGATCCAGCTGTACGCGTGCAACGGCACGGGTGCGCAGAACTGGTCGGCGCAGGCCGACGGGACGGTACGCAACCCGCAGTCCGGCAAGTGCCTGGACGTGTCCGGCAACAACTCGGCCGACGGCACGGCGGTGCACCTGTGGACCTGCACGGGTGCGGCGAACCAGCGCTGGACCCTGCCCTGA